TCCCATCACCAGCTCTTTCGGGTAGGTAGCGAAGTGGTTAAACGCAACAGACTGTAAATCTGTCGACTGAGGTCTTCGGAGGTTCGAATCCTTCCCTACCCACTTGTTTTTATTGCTGCTGATGTAGCTCAGTCGGTAGAGCACTTCCTTGGTAAGGAAGAGGTCACCGGTTCAAGTCCGGTCATCAGCTCGCGAAATTGTTGGGTGAAAGACGTCAGTAGCTTAATTGGTAGAGCAGCGGTCTCCAAAACCGCAGGTTGGGGGTTCGAGTCCCTCCTGACGTGCGAAAGGCTTTAGAAAACTCAACAAGTTAGTTCTTCTTAGTTCGTAATTTTATATGGATAATATTACTGGAAAAGTAGTAAAATATTACTCGGATGTAGTGACGGAAATGAGAAAAGTGACATGGCCGTCTCAAGAAGAGTTGAAAGATGCTACTATTGTTGTTTTGTCTGTTTCTGGGATTTTGGCTGTCTTTACTTTTTCTGTTGATTGGATAATTAATGCTGTTATTAAGCAGTTTTTAAATTAAGGGCTTTTTGTGATGTCTGAGTTAGATGGATATGATAAAGATG
Above is a window of Chloroherpeton thalassium ATCC 35110 DNA encoding:
- the secE gene encoding preprotein translocase subunit SecE translates to MDNITGKVVKYYSDVVTEMRKVTWPSQEELKDATIVVLSVSGILAVFTFSVDWIINAVIKQFLN